A single genomic interval of Eurosta solidaginis isolate ZX-2024a chromosome 3, ASM4086904v1, whole genome shotgun sequence harbors:
- the LOC137243984 gene encoding NADH dehydrogenase [ubiquinone] 1 alpha subcomplex assembly factor 3 isoform X2, whose protein sequence is MAKLLQFAFGSLRRFNKNLLSQPSRQYVEAAYEGDGKTKVSILNTEEEYGLMITGFSQYGFRLNNDMTIIGPMAIFPRSVLSWNVNSFDDINEDSLRFFCTLEPKIDILIIGIGDQPVSHGLSKVIIEFMKKHKINVEILRTEQACATFNFLNAESRMVASALIPPLHISCNENDLLQSKLRRKELYETD, encoded by the exons ATGGCTAAGCTTTTGCAATTCGCTTTCGGCAGCCTCCGCAGATTTAATAAGAATTTATTAAGCCAACCTTCAAGGCAATATGTAGAGGCAGCTTACGAGGGTGATGGTAAAACTAAAGTCTCAATACTTAATACTGAAGAGGAGTATGGCCTCATGATCACTGGATTCAGCCAATATGGATTTCGTCTTAATAATGACATGACGATCATTGGACCAATGGCTATATTTCCACG GTCTGTACTTTCATGGAATGTTAACTCTTTCGATGATATCAATGAGGATAGCTTAAGGTTTTTCTGTACGCTTGAACCTAAAATTGATATACTTATTATTGGAATTGGGGATCAGCCTGTTTCACATGGACTGTCGAAAGTTATAATTGAGTTTATGAAAAAACATAAAATCAATGTGGAAATTCTTCGCACTGAGCAG GCGTGTGCGACATTCAATTTTTTGAATGCAGAGAGTCGTATGGTGGCTTCGGCACTTATACCACCACTTCATATTAGTTGCAATGAGAATGATCTTTTGCAAAGTAAACTTCGAAGGAAGGAACTTTATGAAACTGACTGA